Proteins from a single region of Streptomyces spectabilis:
- a CDS encoding GPR1/FUN34/YaaH family transporter, translated as MDKDVSAGRSTSTLGQLALGLTLLAFGLGHTEVIDGVTAADAVALATYVGGIALFVVGILALREERLTGTAFTGLGALWFTWGASADSRISANSEGLFLLLFALLALTLTAASGGSSLVRGTYALMCAALLLLAVARFADSGGLAKAGGWCAAAGGLLAWYGATAALANWPTALPGRPAGRGVTATG; from the coding sequence GTGGACAAAGACGTCTCCGCGGGACGCAGCACCTCGACCCTCGGTCAGCTCGCTCTCGGACTCACCCTGCTGGCCTTCGGCCTCGGTCACACCGAAGTGATCGACGGCGTGACGGCGGCCGACGCCGTCGCCCTCGCCACCTATGTCGGCGGCATCGCGCTGTTCGTCGTGGGCATCCTCGCGCTGCGCGAGGAGAGGCTCACCGGCACCGCCTTCACCGGGCTCGGCGCGCTCTGGTTCACCTGGGGCGCCTCCGCCGACAGCCGGATCTCCGCGAACTCCGAGGGTCTGTTCCTGCTGCTCTTCGCACTCCTCGCCCTGACGCTCACCGCGGCGTCCGGCGGCTCCTCCCTGGTGCGCGGTACGTACGCCCTGATGTGCGCGGCCCTGCTGCTGCTCGCCGTCGCGCGGTTCGCCGACAGCGGCGGCCTGGCCAAGGCGGGCGGCTGGTGCGCGGCGGCGGGCGGCCTGCTCGCCTGGTACGGCGCGACGGCCGCCCTGGCGAACTGGCCGACGGCCCTGCCCGGGCGTCCTGCCGGCCGGGGGGTGACGGCCACCGGCTGA
- a CDS encoding universal stress protein, whose protein sequence is MAGHEFSEPADRKRQVADPTTTPQAAEEPRHSCDPAFRHGVVVGFDGSTSSERALAYAIGMAHRSGSGLIIVHVANRLPTTVWAGCEPPVFVDVPDHRTEVLGLELACAEYLSEVPWILVERGGDICHELEEVGREYSADAIVVGSTHGIVGRIFGSVAGRLARRAQRPVVVIP, encoded by the coding sequence ATGGCCGGTCACGAATTCTCCGAACCCGCGGACCGCAAGCGGCAGGTCGCCGATCCGACGACGACCCCCCAAGCGGCGGAAGAACCACGTCATTCCTGCGATCCCGCTTTCCGGCACGGCGTCGTCGTCGGCTTCGACGGCTCGACGTCCAGCGAACGGGCCCTCGCCTACGCGATCGGCATGGCGCACCGCTCCGGCTCCGGCCTGATCATCGTGCACGTCGCCAACCGCCTGCCCACCACGGTCTGGGCGGGCTGTGAGCCACCCGTCTTCGTGGACGTCCCCGACCACCGCACGGAGGTCCTCGGCCTCGAACTGGCCTGTGCGGAGTATCTGTCGGAAGTGCCCTGGATCCTCGTCGAGCGCGGCGGCGACATCTGCCACGAGCTCGAAGAGGTCGGCCGGGAGTACTCCGCGGACGCCATCGTCGTCGGCTCGACGCACGGCATCGTGGGGCGCATCTTCGGATCCGTCGCGGGCCGCCTCGCGCGCCGTGCGCAACGGCCCGTGGTCGTCATTCCGTAA